The following coding sequences are from one Paracoccus alcaliphilus window:
- the tnpC gene encoding IS66 family transposase: MDATDLARENALLKARLAEVEASLAESQEANRRLQDILRIAQREKFGKRSEKLSPDQFNLPLEDAEFAQGVLEAAQEKAEAAMQRARGKEPRKPKRNRGHLPSHLPRVERVIEPASTLCPCGCGEMAKIGEDVSERLDVIPAQFRVLVTRRPKYACRRCSQAVAQAHAPEHVVPGGLPTELFIAWIIVSKFGDHLPFYRQTEIFKRQGISLDRGTLGNWVGRACFHLMPVINHMRAHLRGADRIFVDETRAPVLDPGRKATKSGFFWAVVADDRGHGGAGPPIVLFHYAPGRGKAHPLNFLAGYQGRFLQCDAYQSYNALTDIARDNGPWQLVYCWTHVRRRFVKRFESDGSPIAEEMLRQIALLYQIEKTVRGKDATVRLAARCEHSAPIIAALKPWLEAQLSRIPQKSQLAEDIRYTLGHWPGLIRFLEDGTLELDTNPVENQIRPIALTRKNTGRDRGDDQWTPAGRARAQPASGPARAGLAAPQL, from the coding sequence ATGGATGCCACTGATCTTGCACGCGAAAATGCCCTGCTGAAAGCCCGCCTCGCCGAGGTCGAGGCATCGCTGGCAGAGTCCCAGGAGGCCAATCGGCGGCTGCAGGATATCCTGCGCATTGCGCAGCGCGAGAAGTTCGGCAAGCGCTCGGAGAAGCTGTCGCCGGACCAGTTCAACCTTCCCCTGGAAGATGCCGAATTTGCCCAAGGCGTGCTTGAGGCCGCGCAGGAGAAGGCCGAAGCGGCGATGCAACGGGCCCGCGGTAAAGAGCCGCGCAAGCCGAAGCGCAATCGTGGCCATTTGCCGTCCCATCTGCCAAGGGTCGAGCGCGTGATCGAGCCCGCCAGCACGCTCTGCCCCTGTGGTTGCGGTGAGATGGCAAAGATCGGCGAGGATGTATCCGAGCGGCTGGACGTGATCCCGGCCCAGTTCCGGGTGCTGGTCACGCGGCGCCCCAAATACGCCTGCCGTCGCTGCTCACAGGCCGTGGCACAGGCACATGCCCCCGAGCATGTCGTGCCCGGAGGGCTGCCCACGGAGTTGTTCATCGCCTGGATTATCGTCTCGAAATTCGGCGACCATTTGCCGTTCTACCGTCAGACAGAGATCTTCAAGCGCCAGGGGATCAGCCTCGATCGCGGCACTCTTGGCAACTGGGTCGGCCGCGCGTGTTTCCATCTGATGCCGGTCATCAATCACATGCGCGCCCATCTGCGCGGGGCCGACCGCATCTTCGTGGATGAGACCCGCGCGCCAGTGCTGGACCCGGGCCGCAAGGCCACCAAGAGCGGCTTCTTCTGGGCGGTCGTCGCTGATGACCGTGGTCATGGCGGCGCTGGCCCACCCATCGTGCTGTTCCATTACGCCCCCGGCAGGGGCAAGGCGCACCCGCTGAACTTCCTTGCCGGGTATCAGGGCCGGTTCCTGCAATGCGACGCATATCAGTCCTACAATGCGCTGACGGACATCGCGCGCGACAATGGCCCGTGGCAACTGGTCTATTGCTGGACGCACGTCCGTCGACGCTTCGTGAAGCGCTTCGAGAGCGATGGCTCACCCATCGCCGAAGAAATGCTGCGCCAGATCGCGCTGCTCTACCAGATCGAGAAGACCGTGCGCGGCAAGGATGCAACTGTGCGCCTGGCGGCCCGGTGTGAACATTCGGCCCCGATCATCGCCGCGCTCAAGCCCTGGCTGGAAGCCCAGCTCTCGCGGATCCCGCAGAAATCTCAGCTGGCCGAGGACATCCGCTACACGCTGGGGCACTGGCCAGGTCTGATCCGCTTTCTGGAAGATGGCACTCTGGAACTCGACACCAATCCAGTCGAGAACCAGATCCGCCCGATTGCCCTGACGAGAAAAAATACTGGCCGAGATCGAGGGGATGACCAGTGGACGCCTGCTGGCAGAGCGCGGGCGCAACCCGCATCTGGACCCGCGAGAGCTGGCCTGGCAGCGCCGCAGCTTTGA
- the tnpB gene encoding IS66 family insertion sequence element accessory protein TnpB (TnpB, as the term is used for proteins encoded by IS66 family insertion elements, is considered an accessory protein, since TnpC, encoded by a neighboring gene, is a DDE family transposase.), translating into MFGHGGPVKVFVATRPVDFRKGIDGLSLAVQEMFGMDPFCGAAFVFRAKRADRIKLLIWDQTGMVLVHKRLEGGKFVWPQVRDGVMRMSSAQFAALFEGVDWRLVRPERARRPLAAG; encoded by the coding sequence ATGTTCGGTCATGGCGGGCCGGTGAAGGTCTTCGTGGCGACGCGGCCGGTAGACTTCCGCAAGGGCATAGATGGGCTGTCGCTGGCGGTGCAGGAAATGTTCGGGATGGATCCGTTCTGCGGAGCCGCCTTCGTCTTCCGAGCGAAGCGGGCGGATCGGATCAAGCTTTTGATCTGGGATCAGACCGGGATGGTTCTGGTTCACAAGCGGCTGGAGGGTGGCAAGTTCGTCTGGCCACAGGTGCGCGACGGGGTCATGCGCATGTCCAGCGCGCAGTTTGCGGCCCTTTTTGAAGGCGTGGATTGGCGGCTGGTCCGACCGGAGCGGGCGCGGCGTCCGCTGGCGGCAGGGTAA
- the tnpA gene encoding IS66-like element accessory protein TnpA, with amino-acid sequence MGVHLDSSKGFGVSRLEVLEGPSGRRRRTKAERARIAAESMMPSVTVADVARKHGTTRWQIYDWRKQLRKGNLVVPESVAALPIFAELVVDDSAADAPPARGASDVEIVIGDIVIRAGAGADEGQLTRAIRAARAAAS; translated from the coding sequence ATGGGCGTCCATTTGGACAGCTCGAAGGGCTTTGGGGTTTCCCGGCTTGAGGTGCTTGAAGGGCCGAGTGGTCGGCGGCGACGCACGAAGGCGGAGCGGGCGCGGATCGCGGCGGAGAGCATGATGCCTAGTGTGACGGTGGCCGACGTTGCGCGCAAGCACGGCACGACGCGCTGGCAGATTTACGATTGGCGAAAGCAGCTGCGTAAAGGCAATCTGGTAGTGCCTGAGAGCGTGGCGGCGTTGCCGATCTTCGCGGAGCTGGTGGTCGATGACAGCGCGGCGGATGCGCCGCCGGCGCGAGGCGCGTCCGATGTGGAGATTGTCATCGGCGATATCGTGATCCGTGCCGGCGCTGGTGCCGATGAGGGCCAGCTGACGCGAGCGATCCGCGCGGCACGGGCTGCAGCATCGTGA
- a CDS encoding ATP-binding protein, producing MTMFKPNLRVERLQVTARGAVVYDEQFHTGLNIIRGENSSGKSTIMDFIFYGLGGDLNNWRESAIRCDTVFLQVALNGGTATFSREVSDQPSRPMRIFLGTIDEAVGARLEEWQVYPYSRGAKDSFSQVIFRFLGLPEVQYAETDTKITINQVLRLLYADQLSPVEKLFRPQRFDDAITRQTVGELLCGAFSSKFYNAQIRLGLANKEFDLADAQMKALIRAHGTDGNPLTLEWFTAETAKYNAQLESTNDQISELEEKIFHAQFEDRLSLNDQEETYKRIVQLQATIARLQEEIDSLELERADSLQFIAAIDEKLIQLNQSDAVIDELKTLEYEFCPACLAPIDNHDVEGACGLCKMAYDPRETKARSLKFINEFSRQRKESLDLQNDRASEIELLREQLATSKSLWEQASRHYQIAVRSPTTELRLKLRELNRSAGYLIRKIEDLASKAGVIEQMAGLSKTTENLRIEIDGLRATIDAERKRNSTQVSKAKTAIADLVVKFLKWDLARQSTFENAETVTFEFDADRIAVNGDSFFSASSMVYLKNSFLAAFCFAATQDRSFNHPRFLLMDTVEDKGMEPLRSQNFQKLLFKMSQSAASENQVIIATSMIAPELNVPDITVGEFYTHDRRTLAF from the coding sequence ATGACGATGTTTAAACCCAATCTTCGAGTTGAGCGCCTTCAGGTTACTGCGCGGGGCGCAGTGGTCTACGATGAGCAATTCCACACAGGTTTGAATATCATTCGTGGAGAGAACAGCTCTGGCAAGTCTACTATCATGGACTTCATCTTTTACGGACTCGGCGGCGATCTCAACAATTGGCGCGAAAGCGCGATCCGTTGTGATACTGTTTTCTTGCAAGTCGCTCTCAATGGCGGGACAGCAACTTTTTCACGAGAAGTTAGTGACCAGCCAAGTAGGCCGATGAGAATTTTCCTGGGCACCATAGACGAGGCAGTCGGCGCACGCTTAGAGGAATGGCAGGTTTATCCGTATTCGAGAGGTGCGAAGGATAGCTTCTCTCAAGTGATCTTCCGGTTTCTTGGATTGCCGGAAGTTCAGTATGCGGAGACCGACACCAAGATTACCATCAACCAAGTTCTAAGGCTTCTGTACGCTGACCAGCTTAGCCCTGTGGAGAAGCTATTCAGGCCGCAAAGATTTGATGACGCTATCACCCGCCAGACAGTAGGGGAACTGCTTTGCGGTGCATTCAGCTCAAAGTTTTACAATGCCCAGATACGCTTGGGCCTGGCGAATAAAGAGTTCGATCTCGCAGATGCTCAGATGAAGGCTCTCATCAGGGCCCACGGCACTGATGGAAACCCGCTCACACTTGAATGGTTTACTGCTGAGACGGCAAAATACAACGCGCAACTTGAATCGACTAATGATCAAATATCCGAATTGGAGGAAAAAATATTTCATGCCCAGTTCGAAGATCGCTTGAGCTTAAACGATCAAGAGGAAACGTATAAGCGCATCGTTCAACTGCAAGCAACCATTGCTCGATTGCAGGAAGAAATAGATAGCCTCGAGCTAGAGAGGGCGGATTCTCTCCAGTTCATTGCTGCTATCGACGAGAAGCTGATCCAGCTTAATCAGTCAGATGCAGTAATCGATGAGCTGAAGACACTCGAATACGAATTCTGCCCAGCCTGCCTGGCTCCAATCGACAATCACGATGTAGAAGGAGCATGCGGCCTATGTAAAATGGCATATGACCCTAGAGAGACCAAAGCTCGCTCGTTAAAATTCATCAATGAATTTTCTCGACAACGCAAAGAGTCATTAGACCTCCAGAACGATCGCGCCTCTGAGATTGAGCTACTTCGCGAGCAACTGGCGACCTCCAAGTCCCTTTGGGAGCAAGCGTCGAGGCATTATCAGATCGCGGTCAGATCTCCGACGACAGAACTGCGGCTGAAGCTTCGTGAGCTCAATCGATCCGCAGGCTATCTAATAAGAAAGATCGAAGACCTCGCGAGCAAGGCAGGGGTAATCGAACAAATGGCTGGGCTTTCCAAAACCACAGAGAACCTCCGAATAGAGATTGACGGGCTTCGCGCCACCATCGATGCTGAGCGGAAGAGGAATTCTACGCAAGTGTCCAAGGCGAAGACGGCCATCGCGGACCTCGTAGTTAAGTTCCTTAAGTGGGATCTTGCGCGACAGAGCACGTTCGAAAACGCTGAAACTGTGACCTTCGAGTTCGATGCTGATCGCATAGCCGTCAACGGCGATAGCTTCTTCTCTGCCAGCTCTATGGTGTATCTCAAGAACAGTTTTCTAGCTGCATTTTGCTTTGCAGCCACACAGGATAGATCTTTCAATCACCCGCGGTTCCTCCTTATGGATACTGTTGAGGACAAAGGAATGGAGCCTTTGCGCAGCCAAAATTTTCAGAAACTCCTTTTCAAAATGTCCCAGAGCGCAGCCTCCGAAAATCAGGTCATCATTGCTACCTCCATGATCGCACCCGAGCTAAATGTCCCTGATATTACCGTGGGAGAGTTCTACACACATGACAGACGTACTTTGGCTTTCTAA
- a CDS encoding ABC-three component system middle component 5: MLVLFPNEASVGCRKDTARILDFYICFPSLISEFRCPRDLIKKHNALKRRYLPNSYQVTPRPAVMFRRMNAAQNAAASSLHSYGFFDHKAFMDGFIARTSKSLPGRLHEAVESHRQDNSELIEFLDHLKTWTLFGSDGLRARSKLEEYRYDDV, from the coding sequence ATGTTGGTGCTATTTCCAAATGAGGCATCTGTTGGCTGCCGGAAGGACACCGCTCGGATCTTAGACTTTTACATTTGTTTTCCTTCATTAATATCCGAATTCCGGTGTCCAAGAGATCTCATCAAGAAGCACAACGCACTCAAGCGACGCTATCTACCGAATTCGTATCAGGTTACACCCAGACCTGCAGTGATGTTTCGGCGCATGAACGCCGCCCAAAATGCGGCGGCCAGCAGCCTCCATTCGTATGGCTTCTTCGATCACAAAGCATTCATGGATGGCTTCATAGCTAGAACATCGAAGAGTCTTCCTGGAAGGCTGCATGAGGCGGTAGAAAGCCATCGGCAAGATAACTCGGAACTTATCGAGTTTCTAGATCACCTGAAGACATGGACTCTTTTCGGCTCCGATGGGCTCCGTGCACGAAGCAAGCTTGAGGAATATCGCTATGACGATGTTTAA
- a CDS encoding ABC-three component system protein, whose translation MSFLGTKTNLSQSNVGGDQAGGSIDKSTTIYNQIDGVKPSQITRLLRLLAHQILQDESMIGFVEDLQFFIDNRDGETIIGLENKLLAGGRSDTYTDAKRKKEFFAKLLLRYERFSSAQQLFAYIMAAIHETFESKIIPFAEVLSRKEIDDLVDAEIIEKIMIEFGEGSDHLTLNKTHLKGMIYWLADKCYVRWHCD comes from the coding sequence GTGAGCTTTCTAGGTACGAAAACTAACCTCAGCCAATCCAACGTCGGCGGCGACCAAGCCGGCGGAAGCATCGATAAGTCGACTACAATATACAATCAGATCGATGGCGTGAAGCCGTCGCAAATCACCAGGCTTTTGAGGCTTCTTGCGCATCAGATTTTGCAAGACGAATCCATGATTGGATTTGTAGAAGACCTCCAATTCTTCATTGATAATAGAGACGGCGAGACAATCATAGGCCTCGAAAATAAGTTGTTGGCCGGTGGGCGCAGCGACACTTATACTGATGCCAAGAGAAAAAAAGAGTTCTTTGCGAAGCTGCTTCTACGATATGAGCGCTTCTCGAGTGCGCAGCAGCTATTCGCCTACATCATGGCTGCGATACATGAAACTTTCGAAAGTAAAATCATTCCGTTTGCGGAGGTACTTTCAAGGAAAGAGATTGATGACCTCGTTGACGCAGAGATCATCGAGAAGATTATGATTGAGTTTGGCGAAGGATCGGATCACCTAACTCTGAACAAAACACACCTCAAAGGTATGATCTACTGGCTCGCGGACAAGTGCTATGTGAGGTGGCATTGTGATTAA
- a CDS encoding MurR/RpiR family transcriptional regulator has product MTVPLESPPITAAPDTLDGLRALALEIGRGAAPITLGSKAAAALSRLIEMVGSPALLSITTLAGELGVNPSTLTRLARSLGYSGFPALQQVLLSASMAAPGAFYSRQAQAALQGRAPARARAEQLCHENQANIARFIENFDETAFSLATRLILNAPRVTVHGIRQFHSVASFLVYGLRMIRSDVQLLDANNLGTAEGLALLGAGDVLISVSCAPYSSQVVDVAAIAADIGLDVIALTDRAASPLVGPSRAAILVEHKSSFLSNSMGAFMVAIECLINSCATARPEAARKALKDRDDMIERLGIERTG; this is encoded by the coding sequence ATGACTGTGCCACTGGAAAGCCCGCCTATCACGGCAGCACCCGACACGCTTGATGGTCTGCGGGCGCTCGCTCTGGAAATCGGGCGCGGCGCCGCGCCGATAACACTTGGCTCGAAAGCTGCGGCAGCATTGTCGCGCCTGATTGAGATGGTGGGCAGCCCGGCGCTGCTGTCGATCACGACCCTTGCCGGTGAACTTGGTGTCAATCCCTCGACCCTCACCCGGCTGGCGCGGTCACTCGGCTATTCGGGCTTTCCGGCCTTGCAGCAGGTGCTGCTTTCGGCTTCCATGGCAGCGCCCGGGGCATTCTATTCGCGGCAGGCGCAGGCCGCGTTGCAGGGCCGCGCCCCGGCGCGCGCCCGCGCGGAACAGCTCTGCCATGAAAATCAGGCCAATATCGCCCGCTTCATCGAAAACTTTGATGAGACGGCTTTCAGTCTGGCCACCAGACTGATTCTGAATGCGCCCCGCGTCACGGTTCACGGGATCCGGCAGTTCCATTCGGTGGCAAGTTTTCTGGTCTATGGCCTGCGCATGATCCGTTCCGACGTGCAGTTGCTGGATGCCAACAATCTTGGCACGGCCGAGGGGCTGGCCCTGCTGGGGGCGGGCGATGTGCTGATTTCGGTCAGTTGCGCGCCCTATTCTTCACAGGTGGTCGATGTCGCGGCCATTGCCGCCGACATCGGTCTGGACGTCATCGCCCTAACGGATCGCGCGGCCTCGCCTCTGGTCGGGCCGTCACGCGCCGCCATTCTGGTCGAACACAAATCAAGCTTTCTGTCCAACAGCATGGGCGCCTTCATGGTCGCGATCGAGTGCCTCATCAACAGTTGCGCCACCGCCCGCCCCGAGGCGGCCCGCAAGGCGCTGAAAGACCGAGACGACATGATCGAGAGGCTAGGGATCGAACGGACAGGGTAG
- a CDS encoding C45 family autoproteolytic acyltransferase/hydolase yields MSNDILARDLGWRRVSGAPHDLGLALGQAARDAVSRHLTRHPLWAEVTSHHHTSRVARMAQATQARFPAIWAEIKGLAAGLDMPLMQVFAWNCRGDLLASVPDGCTTVMLPGETPVLAHNEDGLPFFRGSCFIAEAAPQDGPGFHAFCYPGSIPGHTFAFNSAGLAQTVNNLRLTGVEADIPRMVLGRAVLGCTTLDQAIATLADAPSGGFHFALSHTDDRRILSVEFGGGDTSVVEITKPALHANHALHLQGGLRGQIITRSSADRQRRGKVMIADGAEVLAILRDGDLSGLPIRRDASDDPDEENTLGTAVLTLARGALSWSIYDCATGKPAYHGSTRHA; encoded by the coding sequence ATGTCGAATGACATCCTGGCCCGTGATCTGGGCTGGCGGCGCGTGTCTGGCGCGCCGCATGATCTGGGCCTTGCATTGGGTCAGGCCGCCCGCGATGCCGTGAGCCGCCACCTGACCCGCCATCCGCTGTGGGCAGAGGTCACCTCGCATCACCACACGTCCCGTGTCGCCCGGATGGCACAGGCGACTCAGGCGCGCTTTCCCGCGATCTGGGCCGAAATCAAAGGGTTGGCGGCGGGGCTGGACATGCCGCTGATGCAGGTCTTTGCGTGGAACTGCCGGGGCGATCTGCTGGCCTCGGTCCCCGATGGCTGCACCACCGTGATGCTGCCCGGCGAAACTCCGGTGCTGGCCCATAATGAGGACGGCCTGCCGTTTTTTCGCGGGTCCTGCTTCATCGCCGAAGCCGCCCCGCAGGACGGGCCCGGCTTTCACGCCTTCTGCTATCCCGGCTCGATTCCCGGCCATACCTTCGCCTTCAACAGCGCCGGGCTGGCGCAGACCGTCAACAATCTGCGGCTGACGGGCGTCGAGGCGGACATCCCGCGCATGGTTCTTGGCCGCGCGGTGTTGGGCTGCACGACACTGGATCAGGCCATAGCAACCCTTGCCGATGCGCCGTCGGGCGGGTTCCATTTCGCGCTGAGCCATACTGACGACCGCCGTATCCTGTCGGTCGAGTTCGGCGGCGGCGATACCTCTGTTGTGGAAATCACAAAGCCGGCCCTGCACGCCAACCACGCGCTTCATCTGCAAGGCGGGCTGAGGGGGCAGATCATCACCCGGTCCTCGGCGGACCGGCAGCGGCGCGGCAAAGTCATGATCGCTGACGGGGCCGAAGTTCTTGCGATCCTGCGCGACGGCGATCTTTCGGGGCTTCCCATTCGCCGGGACGCATCGGATGATCCGGACGAAGAAAATACCTTGGGCACGGCGGTTCTGACGCTTGCGCGGGGGGCGCTTAGCTGGAGCATTTATGACTGTGCCACTGGAAAGCCCGCCTATCACGGCAGCACCCGACACGCTTGA
- the glnQ gene encoding glutamine ABC transporter ATP-binding protein GlnQ — MIEFQKTSKHFGDLKVLDQVDLSINEGEVVVLIGPSGSGKSTLLRCINGLEEISGGDLIVDGISVKAGGRQLRRIRQEAGMVFQQFNLFPQMTALQNVAFGPRKVRGLSKAEAEAQAMDLLDKVGLKARAHHLPSALSGGQQQRVAIARALAIRPKVMLFDEPTSALDPELKQEVLSVMRAVAQEGMTMVVVTHEMGFARQVGTRLIFMEHGKISVDGDPREMIANPPNDRLKDFLQHVE; from the coding sequence ATCATCGAATTCCAGAAGACCTCGAAGCATTTCGGCGATCTGAAGGTGCTGGATCAGGTCGACCTGTCCATCAACGAAGGCGAGGTGGTCGTCCTGATCGGCCCTTCGGGCTCGGGCAAGTCCACCCTGCTGCGCTGCATCAACGGGCTTGAGGAAATCTCGGGCGGCGATCTGATCGTGGACGGCATTTCGGTTAAGGCCGGGGGGCGGCAGTTGCGCCGTATCCGGCAAGAAGCCGGCATGGTGTTTCAGCAGTTTAACCTGTTTCCGCAGATGACAGCCTTGCAGAACGTCGCTTTCGGACCCCGCAAGGTGCGCGGCCTTAGCAAGGCCGAAGCCGAGGCGCAGGCGATGGACCTGCTGGACAAGGTCGGATTGAAGGCGCGGGCGCATCACCTGCCTTCGGCGCTGTCGGGCGGACAGCAGCAGCGCGTGGCGATTGCCCGGGCGCTGGCGATCCGGCCCAAGGTCATGCTCTTTGACGAGCCGACCTCGGCCCTTGATCCCGAACTGAAGCAAGAGGTTCTGTCCGTCATGCGTGCTGTGGCGCAGGAAGGCATGACCATGGTTGTCGTGACGCACGAAATGGGCTTTGCTCGTCAGGTCGGCACGCGGCTGATCTTTATGGAACACGGAAAGATTTCGGTTGATGGCGACCCGCGCGAGATGATCGCCAATCCTCCGAACGACCGGCTGAAGGACTTTCTGCAACATGTCGAATGA
- the glnP gene encoding glutamine ABC transporter permease GlnP: MEIDWSVVPGIMPQLLAGAKITIFIALIGLIGGTILGLIAGLMRAYGGPVLNGIALIYVELIRGTPIVVQVMFLYFAMPVLLGIRMDPMSAACLAIVVNAGAYIAEIVRGAFLSIPRGLTEAGLAMGLPHWKVLTHIVGPLAFRRLIPPLGNQFIVSLKDTSLFIVIGVGELTRTGQEIMASNFRAVEIWTAVAVLYLLMTGTLSLALRLLEKRMRIL, encoded by the coding sequence GTGGAAATTGACTGGTCCGTCGTTCCGGGCATCATGCCGCAACTGCTTGCGGGCGCCAAAATCACCATCTTCATCGCTTTGATCGGTTTGATCGGCGGCACCATCCTTGGCCTGATCGCCGGGCTGATGCGGGCCTATGGCGGCCCCGTCCTGAACGGCATTGCGCTGATCTATGTCGAACTGATCCGCGGCACGCCCATCGTCGTGCAGGTGATGTTTCTGTATTTCGCCATGCCGGTACTGCTGGGCATCCGCATGGACCCGATGAGCGCGGCCTGCCTTGCCATCGTCGTCAATGCCGGTGCCTATATCGCGGAAATCGTGCGCGGCGCATTCCTGTCGATCCCGCGCGGCCTGACCGAGGCCGGGCTGGCGATGGGCCTGCCGCATTGGAAGGTGCTGACCCATATCGTCGGCCCGCTGGCGTTCCGCCGTCTTATCCCGCCATTGGGCAACCAGTTCATCGTCTCGTTGAAGGACACATCGCTGTTCATCGTCATCGGCGTGGGCGAGTTGACGCGGACGGGGCAGGAAATCATGGCCTCGAACTTTCGCGCGGTCGAGATCTGGACCGCCGTCGCGGTGCTGTATCTGCTGATGACCGGAACCCTGTCACTGGCCCTGCGCCTGCTTGAAAAACGCATGAGGATCCTGTGA
- the glnH gene encoding glutamine ABC transporter substrate-binding protein GlnH, which yields MKRLIAAALTAFTMTAGAAVADDLVVATDTAFVPFEFKDGDTYVGFDIDMWDAIAKELGVSYELRPMDFAGIIPALQTGQVDLALAGITIKPERQEAIDFSDGYYDSGLMLMVPADSQITGPADLAGKTLAVKTGTSSSDYAEENFKETTLRKFPNIDNAYLELRTDGVDAAMHDTPNVLYYIKEAGNGQVKAVGDQMMGHEYGIGFPKGSELTEKVNSALAKMKEDGRYDAIYEKWFGTKPPAK from the coding sequence ATGAAAAGATTGATTGCCGCCGCTCTTACGGCATTCACGATGACGGCTGGTGCCGCCGTTGCAGATGACCTTGTCGTCGCAACGGACACCGCTTTCGTCCCGTTCGAGTTCAAGGACGGCGACACCTATGTCGGCTTCGACATCGACATGTGGGACGCCATCGCCAAGGAACTTGGCGTGAGCTATGAACTGCGCCCGATGGATTTCGCCGGCATCATTCCGGCCTTGCAGACCGGGCAGGTCGATTTGGCGCTGGCCGGCATCACCATCAAGCCCGAACGTCAGGAAGCCATCGACTTTTCGGACGGTTATTATGACAGCGGCCTGATGCTGATGGTGCCCGCCGACAGCCAGATCACCGGTCCGGCCGATCTGGCGGGCAAGACGCTGGCGGTCAAGACCGGCACCTCGTCATCGGATTATGCCGAAGAGAATTTCAAGGAAACCACGCTGCGCAAGTTCCCCAACATCGATAACGCCTATCTTGAACTGCGCACCGACGGCGTCGATGCGGCGATGCATGACACGCCGAACGTGCTTTATTACATCAAGGAAGCCGGCAACGGGCAGGTCAAAGCCGTCGGCGATCAGATGATGGGCCACGAATACGGTATCGGTTTCCCGAAAGGCAGCGAACTGACCGAAAAGGTCAACAGCGCGCTTGCCAAGATGAAGGAAGACGGTCGTTACGACGCCATCTACGAAAAATGGTTCGGGACCAAGCCGCCGGCGAAATGA
- a CDS encoding carboxymuconolactone decarboxylase family protein has translation MTSPCPPISDADWPADIADLRDGFAGALNVYRTMAHHPALLRAWAPLRQHVVKDTALGAINSELVILRAAHRMGSAYEWAHHVHRARILGMDDSRIRAMRGNPSGNDGLIAQAVDQLFDQRRLSGGLEQALAETFGREAVYDLIATVGFYSVLGYLLMTYRTPIDSDVAAEMADHPL, from the coding sequence ATGACCTCGCCCTGTCCCCCTATTTCCGACGCCGACTGGCCCGCCGACATTGCCGATCTGCGCGATGGGTTTGCCGGCGCGCTGAACGTCTATCGCACCATGGCGCATCATCCTGCACTGCTGCGGGCCTGGGCTCCGCTGCGGCAGCATGTGGTCAAGGACACGGCCCTTGGCGCGATCAATTCCGAGTTGGTCATCCTTCGGGCAGCGCATCGGATGGGTTCGGCCTATGAATGGGCGCATCACGTTCATCGCGCCCGGATACTGGGCATGGACGACAGCCGCATCCGGGCGATGCGCGGCAACCCTTCAGGCAATGACGGGCTGATTGCGCAGGCGGTCGATCAACTGTTCGACCAGCGCCGGCTCAGCGGGGGGCTTGAACAGGCGCTGGCCGAAACCTTTGGGCGGGAAGCGGTTTACGACCTGATCGCAACGGTCGGCTTCTATTCGGTGCTGGGCTATCTGCTGATGACTTACAGGACACCGATAGATTCGGATGTCGCGGCGGAAATGGCGGATCACCCGCTGTAA